A single window of Vidua chalybeata isolate OUT-0048 chromosome 7, bVidCha1 merged haplotype, whole genome shotgun sequence DNA harbors:
- the PJVK gene encoding pejvakin — MFAAATKNFVKQVGDGGRLVPVPSLSEADRYQPLSLVIKKRKCALSKKSKFASTPFTLKDILQGEKEISAGVLSYQLLNYEDKSDVSLNGRRGNQIMNDVGFDVAGSDSVAFKASFGIVTKHEVEVPTLLKELTTRKINFDHCLVHQSRKSRMEILCVVMESIRTTRQCSLTVHTGMRGETMRFHIIEDQNYKGRDKAIVFPAHTTIAFSVFELYIHLDGNFELCVTPIAKGGFEREKSGSSSLTKFRRLKNNLFHRNKGVVEIVANSDPYLEDLFADYYEKAASMTDLSTSYLRDGSHIRINLLNNNIPKGPCVLCGMGSSKRETVYGCLECSFNGQKYVRLHAVPCFDLWHKRMK; from the exons ATGTTTGCTGCTGCAACCAAAAACTTCGTTAAACAGGTTGGTGATGGAGGAAGATTagttccagtgcccagcctcaGTGAAGCTGACAGATACCAACCTCTGAGCcttgtgattaaaaaaagaaaatgtgctctttcaaaaaaatctaaatttgcTTCAACACCTTTCACATTAAAAGACATTCTTCAAGGGGAGAAAGAAATTTCTGCAg GTGTCTTGTCTTACCAGTTGCTCAACTATGAAGACAAATCAGATGTTTCGCTTAATGGCAGAAGAGGAAATCAGATAATGAATGATGTTGGTTTTGATGTTGCTGGATCAGATTCTGTTGCCTTTAAAGCTTCCTTTGGCATAGTGACCAAACACGAAGTTGAAGTACCAACTTTACTTAAAGAACTTACTACAAG aaaaataaactttgatCATTGTCTAGTCCATCAATCAAGAAAAAGTAGGATGGAAATTTTGTGTGTGGTCATGGAAAGTATTCGAACTACAAGGCAGTGCTCATTAACTGTCCATACTGGAATGCGTGGAGAGACAATGAGG TTTCACATAATTGAAGATCAGAATTATAAAGGGCGGGACAAAGCCATTGTTTTTCCTGCACATACAACTATTGCTTTTAGTGTATTTGAACTCTACATTCATTTGGATGGTAATTTCG aacTTTGTGTGACTCCAATTGCAAAAGGAGGATTTGAAAGAGAGAAATCTGGATCATCTTCACTGACCAAATTCAGGAGAttaaagaataatttgtttcaTCGAA ATAAAGGAGTAGTGGAAATCGTTGCTAACTCTGATCCTTACTTGGAGGACCTTTTTGCAGATTATTATGAGAAAGCTGCAAGCATGACTGATCTCTCTACAAGCTATCTCAGAGACGGTTCTCATATCCGAATTAATTTACTTAATAACAACATCCCCAAAGGCCCCTGTGTCCTTTGTGGAATGGGAAGTTCAAAAAGGGAGACAGTCTATGGATGCCTGGAGTGCTCTTTTAATGGACAGAAGTACGTACGACTGCATGCTGTGCCCTGTTTTGACCTCTGGCATAAGAGAATGAAGTAA
- the FKBP7 gene encoding peptidyl-prolyl cis-trans isomerase FKBP7 has protein sequence MGRGLTLLLLPLALLAAPARAEGGTAAAEEVQIEVLHLPEACSPKSKKGDLLNAHYDGFLASDGSKFYCSRTQNEGHPKWFVLGVGQVIKGLDIAMMNMCPGEKRKVTIPPSLAYGQQGYAQGKIPPNATLIFEIELYAVNKGPRSVEAFNQIDKDGDKKLSELEISQYLKEEFARDGKKRHPSAHDEILADIFKKNDHDGDGFISAKEYNVYQHDEL, from the exons ATGGGCCGAGGGCtgaccctgctcctgctgcctctggcgCTTCtggcggccccggcgcgggcCGAGGGCGGCACGGCGGCAGCGGAGGAGGTTCAGATAGAGGTGCTGCACCTCCCCGAGGCCTGCAGCCCGAAGAGCAAGAAGGGCGACCTGCTGAACGCGCACTATGACGGATTCCTGGCCAGCGACGGATCCAAGTTTTACTGCAG tcgGACGCAAAACGAAGGTCATCCAAAATGGTTTGTTCTGGGTGTTGGACAAGTCATAAAAGGCTTAGATATTGCTATGATGAATATGTGCCCTGGAGAAAAACGGAAAGTGACAATTCCTCCATCATTAGCATACGGACAGCAAGGATATG CACAGGGCAAGATTCCACCCAATGCAACACTGATCTTTGAGATTGAACTTTATGCAGTAAATAAAGGACCTCGTAGTGTTGAGGCATTCAATCAAATAGACAAAGACGGTGACAAGAAACTCTCTGAACTTGAG ATAAGCCAGTATTTGAAAGAAGAGTTTGCAAGAGATGGCAAAAAACGTCATCCCTCTGCCCACGATGAAATCTTAGCTGATATATTTAAGAAGAATGACCATGATGGAGATGGCTTCATATCAGCAAAGGAGTACAATGTCTACCAGCATGATGAACTCtaa